A region from the Sandaracinus amylolyticus genome encodes:
- a CDS encoding YkgJ family cysteine cluster protein, which translates to MKKALPVVNGDAARFECVWPGCGGACCKDSRPPVSEGEAARIAEAIPRVVARLRPAARRVVERGAWVTKRMKHGRPMLAIADAYCVFYAEGCALHVLGASEGDKNKYKPATCITFPLDRDDHDRWYVRQHGVENEQWTELACLDPGASSNRAVDSLREEIAFAERVEAGLETWRRPNGR; encoded by the coding sequence GTGAAGAAGGCACTGCCGGTCGTCAACGGGGACGCCGCGCGCTTCGAGTGCGTGTGGCCGGGATGCGGCGGCGCGTGCTGCAAGGACTCGCGCCCGCCCGTGAGCGAGGGTGAGGCAGCGCGCATCGCCGAGGCGATCCCGCGCGTGGTCGCGAGGCTGCGCCCCGCCGCGCGGCGCGTGGTCGAGCGCGGTGCGTGGGTCACGAAGCGGATGAAGCACGGCCGCCCCATGCTCGCGATCGCCGACGCGTACTGCGTGTTCTACGCCGAGGGCTGCGCGCTCCACGTGCTGGGCGCGAGCGAGGGCGACAAGAACAAGTACAAGCCCGCGACGTGCATCACGTTTCCGCTCGATCGCGACGATCACGATCGCTGGTACGTGCGCCAACACGGGGTCGAGAACGAGCAGTGGACCGAGCTCGCGTGCCTCGACCCGGGCGCGTCCTCGAACCGCGCGGTCGACTCGCTGCGCGAGGAGATCGCGTTCGCCGAGCGCGTCGAAGCGGGGCTCGAGACGTGGCGACGCCCGAACGGTCGTTGA
- a CDS encoding pyridoxal phosphate-dependent aminotransferase produces MATTDLTSIARTAPTSSAPRVSTMAEGLVGSEILKIAAEIRALIKGGRTVCNLTVGDFDPKQFPIPDALKKAIVDAYDANETNYPPSNGMPELRDALPRFYERELGLRYPLESFLVASGARPVIYGIYRAVVDPGDTVVYPVPSWNNNHYVHMLGAKGVTVPCGPESRFLPSKSELLATLPTARLVCLNSPLNPTGTAMARDQLLGVCEAICAENAKRASRGEKPVYLMYDHIYWMLTAKGTEHYTPPQLVPEMAKYTIFVDGISKAFAATGVRVGWAVGPTDVIDRMSAIIGHVGAWAPRAEQIATARLLDDTSAIKTYVDAMHAGLGSRLNALHEAFQSMKSSGLPVDSLSPEGAIYLTVRIAPFGKKTPSGAELKTNEDVRRYVLEAAGVGIVPFQAFGVPGDDGWFRLSVGAVSEREIRDAMPRLAEALKAL; encoded by the coding sequence ATGGCCACGACCGACCTGACCTCGATCGCACGCACGGCTCCCACTTCGAGCGCGCCGCGCGTCTCCACGATGGCCGAGGGCCTCGTCGGCTCGGAGATCCTCAAGATCGCCGCCGAGATCCGCGCGCTGATCAAGGGCGGTCGCACCGTCTGCAACCTGACGGTCGGCGACTTCGATCCGAAGCAGTTCCCGATCCCCGACGCGCTCAAGAAGGCGATCGTCGACGCGTACGACGCGAACGAGACGAACTACCCGCCGAGCAACGGCATGCCCGAGCTGCGCGACGCGCTGCCGCGCTTCTACGAGCGCGAGCTCGGCCTGCGCTATCCGCTCGAGTCGTTCCTCGTCGCGAGCGGCGCGCGCCCCGTCATCTACGGCATCTATCGCGCGGTCGTCGATCCCGGCGACACCGTCGTCTACCCGGTGCCGTCGTGGAACAACAACCACTACGTGCACATGCTCGGCGCGAAGGGCGTGACCGTGCCCTGCGGTCCCGAGTCGCGCTTCCTCCCGAGCAAGAGCGAGCTCCTCGCGACGCTGCCCACCGCGCGGCTCGTGTGCCTCAACTCGCCGCTCAACCCGACCGGCACCGCGATGGCGCGCGATCAGCTCCTCGGCGTGTGCGAGGCGATCTGCGCGGAGAACGCGAAGCGCGCGTCGCGCGGCGAGAAGCCGGTCTATCTGATGTACGACCACATCTACTGGATGCTCACGGCGAAGGGCACCGAGCACTACACGCCGCCGCAGCTCGTCCCCGAGATGGCGAAGTACACGATCTTCGTCGACGGCATCAGCAAGGCGTTCGCCGCGACCGGCGTGCGCGTGGGCTGGGCCGTCGGTCCGACGGACGTGATCGATCGGATGAGCGCGATCATCGGGCACGTCGGCGCGTGGGCGCCGCGCGCCGAGCAGATCGCGACCGCGCGCCTGCTCGACGACACGAGCGCGATCAAGACCTACGTCGACGCGATGCACGCGGGCCTCGGGTCGCGCCTGAACGCGCTCCACGAGGCGTTCCAGTCGATGAAGTCGTCGGGCCTGCCGGTGGACTCGCTCTCGCCCGAGGGCGCGATCTACCTGACGGTGCGCATCGCGCCGTTCGGCAAGAAGACGCCGAGCGGCGCCGAGCTGAAGACGAACGAGGACGTGCGCCGGTACGTGCTCGAGGCCGCGGGCGTCGGCATCGTGCCGTTCCAGGCGTTCGGCGTGCCGGGTGACGACGGCTGGTTCCGCCTCAGCGTCGGCGCGGTCAGCGAGCGCGAGATCCGCGACGCGATGCCGCGCCTCGCGGAAGCGCTCAAGGCGCTCTGA
- a CDS encoding UbiA family prenyltransferase, producing MIRALWTLARPKGMVLIAFLPMIGFGFAYWDHGCRIPGFGALAPLGLLATVWAVPHMGTMWLNAALDRDEGQVLFGKSVPVPPGVEKYAYLTLAFSLVAAFVTDVGLGLCVLGCAMLSVLYSHPRTAWKGHAILGPLANAIGYGVLSPLGGFLLSDLPPTPRGAATLALSVTYIVAAYLAAQAFQEDEDRARGYRTLVALRGARFTLDVTRAFLALSVILTLVLAAIGWYPRLVLLAAPAFLAAERYLARWRDVPGGGDGSWAAGFFVRMMIAGLVCIVAVSADYGWSQLRGEPAGGVATASGRPATPACGG from the coding sequence GTGATCCGCGCTCTCTGGACCCTCGCCCGCCCCAAGGGGATGGTGCTCATCGCGTTCCTGCCGATGATCGGCTTCGGGTTCGCGTACTGGGATCACGGCTGCCGCATCCCGGGCTTCGGCGCGCTCGCGCCGCTCGGGCTCCTCGCGACGGTGTGGGCCGTGCCGCACATGGGCACGATGTGGCTGAACGCCGCGCTCGATCGCGACGAAGGACAAGTGCTCTTCGGCAAGAGCGTCCCGGTCCCGCCCGGCGTCGAGAAGTACGCGTACCTGACGCTCGCGTTCTCGCTCGTCGCCGCGTTCGTGACCGACGTGGGCCTCGGCCTGTGCGTGCTCGGCTGCGCGATGCTCTCGGTGCTCTACTCGCACCCGCGCACCGCGTGGAAGGGACACGCGATCCTCGGCCCGCTCGCGAACGCGATCGGCTACGGCGTGCTCTCGCCGCTCGGCGGGTTCCTGCTCTCGGATCTGCCGCCGACCCCGCGCGGCGCGGCCACGCTCGCGCTGAGCGTCACGTACATCGTCGCGGCGTACCTCGCGGCCCAGGCGTTCCAGGAGGACGAGGATCGCGCGCGCGGCTATCGCACCCTCGTCGCGCTGCGCGGCGCGCGGTTCACGCTCGACGTCACGCGCGCATTCCTCGCGCTCTCGGTGATCCTCACGCTCGTGCTCGCGGCGATCGGCTGGTACCCGCGGCTCGTGCTCCTCGCCGCGCCGGCGTTCCTCGCGGCCGAGCGCTATCTCGCGCGATGGCGCGACGTGCCGGGCGGCGGCGATGGATCGTGGGCCGCCGGGTTCTTCGTGCGGATGATGATCGCGGGGCTCGTCTGCATCGTCGCGGTCTCCGCCGACTACGGCTGGAGCCAGCTGCGCGGCGAGCCCGCGGGGGGCGTCGCGACCGCGTCGGGGCGGCCTGCCACACCGGCGTGCGGCGGCTGA
- a CDS encoding D-alanine--D-alanine ligase family protein, translating to MDTHRNSPSRRGATRAPSIVSLGGPSYPHSHRYGLAPRIVRALGTAVPGRFDAEVGPSMRGGAPGAPMRLPSSFGGALRTHMKSLGEGPRTTDVRTIGIAYDLKADFERVARRTLGDVEMPDDAFEEYDSDATVAAIEEALGANGYRTRRLGSGRSFLARAMQEPGDLVFNIAEGYGTRSREAHVPSALEMLGVPYTHSDPLTLALTLDKAMAKRVVASAGVPTPRFVVVENVEQLHDVPLAFPLIAKPLFEGSSMGVRKHSRVVDLYDLRELCGQLLADYREPVLVEEFCSGPEFTVGILGTGASAQVIGAMEIVPRNCAVEEFVYSLEVKRNYLEEVEYHVPPRRPDELVRAVEDVALAAYRALACRDVGRVDVRLGDDGEPKFLEVNPLPGLNPVTGDLVILARANGLGYADLIGRIVEGARERQGL from the coding sequence ATGGACACGCATCGCAATTCTCCTTCGCGTCGCGGCGCGACTCGCGCGCCCAGCATCGTCTCGCTCGGTGGTCCTTCCTATCCGCACTCCCACCGCTACGGCCTCGCGCCGCGCATCGTGCGCGCGCTCGGCACCGCGGTCCCCGGCCGCTTCGACGCCGAGGTCGGCCCTTCGATGCGCGGCGGCGCGCCCGGCGCGCCGATGCGCCTTCCGTCGTCGTTCGGCGGCGCGCTGCGCACGCACATGAAGAGCCTCGGTGAAGGCCCGCGCACGACCGACGTGCGCACGATCGGCATCGCGTACGACCTCAAGGCCGACTTCGAGCGCGTCGCGCGTCGCACCCTCGGCGACGTCGAGATGCCCGACGACGCCTTCGAGGAGTACGACTCGGACGCGACCGTCGCGGCGATCGAAGAGGCGCTCGGCGCGAACGGCTATCGCACCCGGCGTCTCGGCAGCGGTCGCTCGTTCCTCGCGCGCGCGATGCAGGAGCCGGGCGATCTCGTCTTCAACATCGCCGAGGGCTACGGCACGCGATCGCGCGAGGCGCACGTGCCGAGCGCGCTCGAGATGCTCGGCGTGCCCTACACGCACTCGGATCCGCTGACGCTCGCGCTGACGCTCGACAAGGCGATGGCCAAGCGCGTCGTCGCGTCGGCGGGCGTGCCCACGCCGCGCTTCGTCGTCGTCGAGAACGTCGAGCAGCTCCACGACGTGCCGCTCGCGTTCCCGCTGATCGCGAAGCCGCTCTTCGAGGGCTCGAGCATGGGCGTGCGCAAGCACAGCCGCGTGGTCGATCTCTACGATCTGCGCGAGCTCTGCGGGCAGCTCCTCGCGGACTACCGCGAGCCGGTGCTCGTCGAGGAGTTCTGCTCGGGCCCCGAGTTCACGGTGGGCATCCTCGGCACCGGCGCGAGCGCGCAGGTGATCGGCGCGATGGAGATCGTGCCCCGCAACTGTGCGGTCGAGGAGTTCGTGTACTCGTTGGAGGTCAAACGAAATTACCTCGAAGAGGTCGAGTACCACGTCCCGCCGCGTCGCCCCGACGAGCTGGTGCGCGCGGTCGAGGACGTCGCGCTCGCGGCGTATCGTGCGCTCGCGTGCCGCGACGTCGGTCGCGTCGACGTGCGCCTCGGCGACGACGGTGAGCCGAAGTTCCTCGAGGTGAATCCGCTGCCGGGGCTGAACCCGGTGACGGGCGACCTGGTGATCCTCGCGCGCGCGAACGGGCTCGGGTATGCGGACCTGATCGGGCGGATCGTCGAAGGAGCGCGCGAGAGACAAGGGCTGTGA
- a CDS encoding D-alanine--D-alanine ligase family protein yields the protein MTSLRSIAILWDSLSTTSATSAETGAAEAAAVASIGGVIDEVAHVAASLGLRVERVPLASDARTMLAQVAAIDADVVVNLAESWAGRVRNEAGVAWTLELRGCAYTGATPRALALCLEKPLTRALLASAGVPVPEGATMSDARAPWPLDVRGPWIVKPAAQDASHGVDATSVVHDERAARARVDHLITRGLGPALIERYVDGRELNVSIVELDGAPPRALPIAEIDYSQFPAELPRILTFAAKWDETSDEYRGSASVEARDLDPTRRARVEQVALAAWRALGLRDYGRVDLRLDRDGAPFVIDVNPNPDLSRGAGLCLAAERAGIGYEGLIAGLLRGAARRAHPD from the coding sequence ATGACGTCTCTCCGCTCCATCGCGATCCTCTGGGACTCCCTCTCGACCACCTCCGCCACCTCCGCCGAGACCGGCGCTGCCGAGGCCGCCGCCGTCGCGTCGATCGGCGGCGTCATCGACGAGGTCGCGCACGTCGCGGCGTCGCTCGGGCTGCGCGTCGAGCGCGTCCCGCTCGCGAGCGACGCGCGCACGATGCTCGCGCAGGTCGCCGCGATCGATGCCGACGTCGTGGTGAACCTCGCCGAGAGCTGGGCCGGCCGCGTGCGCAACGAGGCCGGTGTCGCGTGGACGCTCGAGCTCCGCGGCTGCGCGTACACCGGCGCGACCCCGCGCGCGCTCGCGCTCTGCCTCGAGAAGCCGCTCACCCGCGCGCTGCTCGCCAGCGCCGGCGTCCCCGTGCCCGAGGGCGCGACGATGAGCGATGCGCGCGCGCCCTGGCCGCTCGATGTGCGCGGACCGTGGATCGTGAAGCCTGCCGCGCAGGACGCGAGCCACGGCGTCGACGCGACCAGCGTGGTGCACGACGAGCGCGCCGCGCGCGCGCGTGTCGATCACCTGATCACCCGCGGCCTCGGCCCCGCGCTGATCGAGCGCTACGTCGACGGCCGCGAGCTCAACGTCTCGATCGTCGAGCTCGACGGTGCGCCTCCGCGAGCGCTGCCGATCGCCGAGATCGACTACTCGCAGTTTCCCGCAGAATTGCCGCGAATCCTGACGTTCGCGGCGAAGTGGGACGAGACGAGCGACGAGTACCGCGGCAGCGCGAGCGTCGAAGCGCGCGACCTCGATCCGACCCGACGCGCCCGCGTCGAGCAGGTCGCGCTCGCGGCATGGCGCGCGCTCGGTCTGCGCGACTACGGGCGCGTCGATCTGCGTCTCGATCGCGACGGCGCGCCGTTCGTGATCGACGTGAACCCCAACCCCGACCTCTCGCGCGGTGCCGGCCTCTGCCTCGCCGCGGAGCGCGCCGGGATCGGCTACGAGGGCCTGATCGCGGGCCTCCTGCGAGGAGCAGCACGTCGTGCGCATCCGGACTGA
- a CDS encoding ClpX C4-type zinc finger protein, with protein MTSFWSRVFGTGAAPAAEPSMACSFCGLDRSQVTKLIAGPKTFICDGCVRLAKEIIDREGSIEGRVDGVRGVVLNELASLPPNMPRATVRKLVLAAIALCEGDAGTLRQVASAAWSAGDPEGGVLALRRIPEGDRTPEDVIAEAVHHDTMGAHAAGLALLDALDPAALSPSAREIVPLHRAAMRLAGDIARPEEARELEQAAIEFARRVLPELAIDDGYRVALEREAFLVRARAVRLAGELARAEALLREHLLAHEMDAEAWALLFDVHHARGEHELARTVRTKALEHAHPEGPIAARLRDASIGPFR; from the coding sequence GTGACGTCGTTCTGGAGCCGAGTGTTCGGGACGGGTGCCGCGCCGGCCGCGGAGCCCTCGATGGCGTGCTCGTTCTGTGGGCTCGACCGCAGCCAGGTCACGAAGCTGATCGCGGGCCCGAAGACCTTCATCTGCGACGGCTGCGTGCGCCTCGCGAAGGAGATCATCGATCGCGAGGGCAGCATCGAGGGCCGCGTCGACGGCGTGCGCGGGGTCGTGCTGAACGAGCTCGCGTCGCTGCCGCCGAACATGCCGCGCGCGACGGTGCGCAAGCTCGTGCTCGCGGCGATCGCGCTCTGCGAAGGCGATGCGGGCACGCTGCGACAGGTCGCGTCGGCCGCGTGGTCCGCGGGCGATCCCGAGGGCGGCGTGCTCGCGCTGCGCAGGATCCCGGAGGGCGATCGCACACCCGAGGACGTGATCGCGGAGGCGGTGCACCACGACACGATGGGCGCCCACGCGGCGGGGCTCGCGCTGCTCGACGCGCTCGATCCCGCGGCGCTCTCTCCCAGCGCGCGCGAGATCGTGCCGCTGCATCGTGCGGCGATGCGGCTCGCCGGGGACATCGCGAGGCCCGAGGAAGCGCGCGAGCTCGAGCAAGCGGCGATCGAATTCGCGCGTCGCGTCCTGCCCGAGCTCGCGATCGACGACGGCTATCGGGTCGCGCTCGAGCGCGAGGCGTTCCTCGTGCGAGCGCGCGCCGTGCGCCTGGCGGGCGAGCTCGCCCGCGCAGAGGCGCTGCTGCGCGAGCACCTGCTCGCGCACGAGATGGACGCCGAGGCGTGGGCCCTGCTCTTCGACGTCCATCACGCGCGCGGTGAGCACGAGCTCGCGCGCACCGTGCGCACGAAGGCGCTCGAGCACGCGCATCCGGAAGGGCCGATCGCCGCGCGCCTGCGCGATGCGAGCATCGGCCCGTTCCGGTGA
- a CDS encoding GNAT family N-acetyltransferase, with protein MRIRTELRPTDREAIARIVRAVGVFRPDEVDVAMELVDEGLSTNADQYFFAVAEDDHGAVLGYACWGHAPMTDATYDLYWIAVDPTRHGGGIGQKLLAACEDDVRARGGRLLLIETEGTPDYEPTRRFYLRAGYPEIARVRDYYRVGADKIVYGRSLA; from the coding sequence GTGCGCATCCGGACTGAGCTCCGCCCCACCGATCGCGAGGCGATCGCGCGCATCGTGCGCGCCGTCGGTGTGTTCCGCCCCGACGAGGTCGACGTCGCGATGGAGCTCGTCGACGAGGGGCTCTCCACCAACGCCGACCAATACTTCTTCGCGGTCGCCGAGGACGATCACGGCGCCGTGCTCGGCTACGCGTGCTGGGGCCACGCGCCGATGACCGACGCGACCTACGACCTCTACTGGATCGCGGTCGACCCGACCCGCCACGGCGGCGGCATCGGACAGAAGCTCCTCGCCGCGTGCGAGGACGACGTGCGCGCGCGCGGCGGACGCCTCCTCCTGATCGAGACCGAGGGCACGCCCGACTACGAGCCGACGCGTCGCTTCTATCTGCGCGCCGGCTATCCCGAGATCGCGCGAGTGCGCGACTATTACCGCGTGGGCGCGGACAAGATCGTCTACGGGCGGAGCCTCGCGTGA